TTTTCTCTCTTGTGGACAATCTGCCTGGGGAGATTGGAAAGCTCCACGGCGTCAGGATCAGCGATGCCGATTTTGCCGACGCCGGCTCCGGCAAGGTATGTCATGGCAGGAGAACCTAATCCGCCCGCTCCGGCAATTAACACCTTTGCACGGCTGATTTTCCCCTGTGCTTCCCTGCCGAAATTCGGCAAGCGTATATGCCGGCTGAACTGCTCCAGATATTCGCTGGAAAAATCCATCATCGTCGGGATTTTACCACGAAGGCGCAAACTCATAAAGAAAATTCGTATCCCCGGGAAAAGCCGGAACACCAACCCTATTCCAACTCTTCTTTCATGCCAAGCACACGCATGCGGTTGAGAAGTGTATTGCGGTGAACGCCTAATATCTGCGCCGCTTCCTGGCGGTTATTGCCTGATTTTATAAGTGCCTTGTTAATATACTCGCGTTCAAACCGGGTTAGCGCCTCTTCCAGTTGCAACCCATTATTCAAACCAGCGTTGTCCGGAACCTTTTTTGAAATAATATCGGCGGGCAAATCCCCAATCGTTATATCCTTACGTTCCGAAATAATCAACAGGCACTGGATAACATTTTCCAGCTCACGGACGTTACCTTTCCATTCGTAATTGACAAAATATCCCATCACATCCGGCGAGATGTTCTTAATGATGCGGTGATATTTCTTGCGGTATAAATTAAAGAAATGTTCTACAAGCAAAGGAATATCCTCCTTGCGCTCGCGCAAAGGGGGAATAGACAAAGGCACGATGTTAAGCCGGTAATAAAGGTCTTCCCTGAATTCTCCCCGTTTGACCAGTTCATTAAGGTCAACATTAGTTGCAGCAATAACACGGACATTTATCGGTATCTGCCGCATTCCGCCTATCCGTTCGATTGAACGTTCCTGTAAAACCCGCAACAATTTCACCTGCAAGTTTAAAGGAAGGGTTCCTATCTCATCAAGGAAAATCGTCCCGCGGTGTGCCAGTTCAAATTTACCTATTCTTTTATATGAGGCACTGGTAAACGCGCCTTTCTCGTGCCCGAACAGTTCACTTTCTATCAGTTCGGGTGGAATAGCCCCGCAGTTCACCGGAATAAACGGGCGGTCTTTCCGATACCCCCCATTATGAATGGCACGGGCAACCAATTCCTTCCCCGTTCCGCTTTCACCCATGATTAAAACCGTCGCGTCGTTATTAACCAGTTTATTTATCATCTCAAAAACGTCTTTTATTTTATTGCTTTCACCCACGATTTCCCTTTTCTTTTCATCATCAATCACCCGGTGATAACGGACTTCTTCTATCAGGCTCGCCTTTTCCAGGGCATTCTTTACCACCATGGTTATCTGGTCGACATCAAAAGGCTTTACCAGATAATCGTAAGCCCCGGCTTTCATCGCGTCTATTCCGTTGCGCAACGACGTATCGCCTGTGAGAACTATTATTTCAATGTCTGAATTTATCTCTTTTATCTTCTTTAGCAATTCTATTCCGCTCATATCGGGCAAGCCAAGGTCAAGAATCGCCAACTGGATATCACGTTTATCTAATAGTGACAATGCCTCGGACGCATTACTGGCAAAGCTGAACTCGTATTCACCGTCGAATATCACCTTGATGCTTTTATGAACGGCCGGGTCATCATCTACAGCCAATACCTGAAAACGATTGTTATCGGTTGTCATTTTTCCAATCCTGTTCTAAACGTCCCTTATCGGTAGTTTTATAGTAAAAGTCGTTCCTTTATCTTTCTCGCTCATCACTTCCAGGTTTCCCTTGTGTTGCTCGA
This genomic interval from Planctomycetota bacterium contains the following:
- a CDS encoding sigma-54-dependent Fis family transcriptional regulator, which produces MTTDNNRFQVLAVDDDPAVHKSIKVIFDGEYEFSFASNASEALSLLDKRDIQLAILDLGLPDMSGIELLKKIKEINSDIEIIVLTGDTSLRNGIDAMKAGAYDYLVKPFDVDQITMVVKNALEKASLIEEVRYHRVIDDEKKREIVGESNKIKDVFEMINKLVNNDATVLIMGESGTGKELVARAIHNGGYRKDRPFIPVNCGAIPPELIESELFGHEKGAFTSASYKRIGKFELAHRGTIFLDEIGTLPLNLQVKLLRVLQERSIERIGGMRQIPINVRVIAATNVDLNELVKRGEFREDLYYRLNIVPLSIPPLRERKEDIPLLVEHFFNLYRKKYHRIIKNISPDVMGYFVNYEWKGNVRELENVIQCLLIISERKDITIGDLPADIISKKVPDNAGLNNGLQLEEALTRFEREYINKALIKSGNNRQEAAQILGVHRNTLLNRMRVLGMKEELE